A stretch of Alkalicella caledoniensis DNA encodes these proteins:
- a CDS encoding sensor domain-containing diguanylate cyclase — translation MKKDGIILTLFISVLFIMLLNIERVYLLDNIELILYAMVIAFICDFLKGYLPSLYKPSIVFGALMLSNLALYHIGLGASLAFLCYLIPIVLGILAYGSKGGIITYFICTLSYAFILNTQIEKSLFIENIFILGLSTLGFCYFAIKKAEISFENEKWLEKLHAKINELSLLREITNSMQTTTELKKINKIVLTAITAGYGLGFNRAAIFLVEGNLVKGKTAIGPPSRKEAYKIWGKLVRNQATLKEVIEVEDDIDETLSDYVRKVKLDLYANEKNPIIKCIKTKTPLNIKNANKEVLGKELSRLAFENYAVVPLISKNQSIGVILVDNRFNEKIITEEDVDSLVTFANQSALAIENIKLYEQVSQLAITDGLTSTYNHRYFKEQLRTYINKNQKFSLLVIDIDDFKLFNEEYGHTCGDNVLTEVGKSLKEVIGTKGIVCRYGGDEFTVLLPNQCRESSKQIALNIQKSIKGVSLGFKGIVKRPLTLSIGLALYPDDSVDEENLFKMADGKLKISKVLGKDTVS, via the coding sequence GTGAAAAAAGATGGAATTATTCTGACTCTCTTTATATCAGTACTTTTTATTATGCTCCTAAATATTGAAAGGGTGTATTTACTAGACAATATAGAATTAATATTGTACGCAATGGTGATAGCATTTATATGTGACTTCCTGAAAGGGTACTTGCCTAGTTTATATAAACCATCGATAGTTTTCGGGGCTCTTATGTTGAGTAATTTGGCTTTATACCACATTGGCTTAGGGGCTAGTCTTGCATTTTTGTGTTACTTAATACCCATAGTACTAGGCATCCTAGCTTACGGCTCAAAAGGTGGGATTATTACTTATTTTATTTGTACTTTATCTTATGCCTTTATTCTAAACACACAAATTGAAAAAAGTTTATTTATAGAGAATATATTTATACTGGGCCTGTCTACTTTAGGATTTTGCTATTTTGCTATTAAGAAAGCCGAAATAAGTTTTGAAAACGAAAAGTGGCTAGAAAAACTTCATGCAAAAATCAATGAACTATCATTGCTAAGGGAAATTACCAACTCCATGCAAACAACTACAGAGCTAAAGAAAATTAATAAAATTGTACTCACTGCTATTACAGCAGGCTATGGCCTTGGATTCAATCGGGCGGCGATATTTTTAGTTGAAGGTAACCTAGTTAAAGGTAAAACAGCAATAGGGCCACCTTCCAGAAAAGAAGCCTATAAAATTTGGGGTAAGCTTGTCAGAAATCAAGCAACATTAAAAGAAGTAATTGAAGTGGAAGATGACATAGATGAAACCCTTAGTGACTATGTTCGCAAGGTGAAATTGGATTTGTATGCAAATGAAAAAAACCCTATAATTAAGTGTATTAAAACGAAAACCCCTTTAAACATTAAAAATGCAAACAAGGAAGTCCTAGGGAAGGAGCTTTCACGCCTAGCCTTTGAAAACTATGCTGTTGTGCCTCTGATCTCTAAAAATCAATCAATAGGCGTTATCTTGGTAGATAATAGATTTAATGAAAAGATAATAACAGAAGAAGATGTTGACTCACTTGTGACCTTTGCAAATCAGTCTGCCCTTGCAATAGAAAATATAAAGCTATATGAACAGGTTTCACAATTGGCGATTACTGATGGACTTACATCTACTTATAATCACAGATACTTTAAGGAACAATTAAGAACTTACATAAATAAAAATCAAAAATTTTCTCTTTTAGTTATAGATATAGATGATTTTAAGCTATTTAATGAAGAATATGGGCACACATGCGGTGATAATGTATTGACAGAAGTCGGCAAAAGCCTAAAAGAAGTGATAGGAACAAAGGGTATAGTGTGTAGATATGGCGGAGACGAGTTCACAGTCCTCTTACCTAACCAATGCAGAGAATCTTCAAAACAGATTGCTTTAAATATCCAAAAGAGTATAAAAGGGGTTTCACTGGGATTTAAAGGTATTGTAAAGCGTCCCCTAACCCTGAGTATAGGTTTGGCTTTATATCCGGATGATTCAGTGGATGAAGAAAACTTATTTAAAATGGCTGATGGGAAGTTGAAAATTTCTAAGGTATTAGGTAAAGACACTGTAAGTTAA
- a CDS encoding CoA-binding protein gives MAEKEKVIKLRVWAVLGASNNPQKFGYKITKALNEAGKTVNPINPKEETILGLKSYSDITQLPQTPEVIDFVVPKEVGKSIIDTGNIPKETILWFQPGSFDDELVQYAQSKGYDVVSDGCVLVELRNLI, from the coding sequence ATGGCTGAAAAGGAAAAAGTTATAAAATTAAGGGTATGGGCTGTACTAGGTGCAAGTAATAATCCTCAAAAATTTGGTTATAAAATAACAAAAGCTTTGAATGAAGCAGGTAAAACGGTTAATCCCATAAACCCTAAGGAAGAAACAATTTTAGGTTTAAAATCCTATTCGGATATAACACAGCTACCACAAACTCCAGAAGTTATTGATTTTGTAGTACCTAAAGAGGTAGGGAAATCCATTATAGACACTGGAAATATTCCTAAGGAAACTATTCTATGGTTTCAACCAGGGAGCTTTGATGATGAATTAGTTCAATATGCCCAATCCAAGGGTTATGATGTTGTATCAGATGGTTGTGTATTAGTAGAGTTGAGAAATTTAATCTAA
- a CDS encoding rhodanese-like domain-containing protein, with translation MEDSRLKLRLYFKTVLIMLIPAFLLMFIGYLLLPKTEPYYNNISAEEAKVLIDQYSNQLLIIDVRTPEEYAQGHIPNAVLIPLDELEDRLNEVSNLARNKDYILVVCRSGSRSVTASEIIAKAKHPNVMNLEEGMLGWKYDVETID, from the coding sequence ATGGAAGACAGTAGATTGAAGTTAAGGTTGTATTTTAAGACAGTACTAATAATGCTTATTCCTGCATTTTTATTAATGTTTATAGGCTATTTATTGTTACCTAAAACAGAGCCTTATTATAATAATATAAGTGCTGAAGAAGCTAAAGTATTAATAGATCAATATTCTAACCAACTTCTGATAATAGATGTTAGAACACCAGAAGAATACGCTCAGGGTCATATACCTAATGCTGTACTTATACCCCTAGATGAGCTCGAAGATAGGCTAAATGAAGTAAGTAATCTTGCCCGAAATAAAGACTATATATTAGTGGTGTGTAGATCGGGTAGTAGAAGTGTTACAGCAAGCGAAATAATAGCCAAAGCTAAGCACCCTAATGTTATGAATTTAGAAGAAGGAATGCTAGGGTGGAAGTATGATGTGGAAACAATAGACTAG
- the dusB gene encoding tRNA dihydrouridine synthase DusB yields the protein MNLKEILKQNPLVLAPMAGVTDKTFRGIVKDHNCGLLYTEMISTKGLIYGSDRTEDMIDIDMSQHPISVQLFGNDPSEFEKVVEFTQKKGADFIDINMGCPALKIVKNWEGAALMKDFKKAESIMRAVVRNSSIPVTVKIRKGWDEENIVATEFAQMAEATGVQGIAIHGRTREQFYSGKADWDIIKLIKSTIKIPVIGNGDLFEPEDVKEMLDYTKCDGVMIGRGAMGNPWLFSRSYNLLKFKEIIEPPTGRERIKAAIDHLYAHVEYKGEYQGIRQMRKHIAWYLKGLPNAANIRDLINTLETVAEINKTLTQYSENI from the coding sequence ATGAACCTAAAAGAAATTTTAAAACAAAACCCATTGGTACTAGCTCCTATGGCTGGAGTTACTGACAAAACCTTTAGGGGAATTGTCAAAGACCATAACTGCGGGCTTCTTTATACAGAGATGATAAGTACAAAAGGGCTTATATATGGAAGTGACAGAACAGAAGATATGATCGATATAGATATGAGTCAGCATCCAATATCTGTTCAGCTATTTGGAAATGACCCATCAGAATTTGAAAAAGTTGTAGAATTTACACAGAAAAAGGGTGCAGACTTCATAGATATAAACATGGGTTGTCCTGCATTGAAAATTGTTAAGAACTGGGAAGGTGCAGCTTTAATGAAAGACTTCAAGAAAGCTGAGTCCATCATGAGAGCAGTAGTAAGGAATTCATCTATTCCAGTTACAGTAAAAATAAGAAAAGGATGGGATGAAGAAAACATTGTTGCAACTGAATTTGCACAGATGGCAGAAGCCACTGGAGTACAAGGGATTGCCATTCATGGCAGAACTAGAGAACAATTTTATAGCGGGAAAGCAGACTGGGATATCATTAAGTTAATTAAAAGTACAATAAAAATTCCCGTGATAGGTAATGGAGATTTATTCGAACCAGAAGATGTGAAAGAGATGCTGGACTATACAAAATGTGATGGTGTTATGATAGGGAGAGGAGCAATGGGAAACCCCTGGCTATTTAGTAGAAGCTACAATCTACTAAAATTCAAGGAAATCATTGAGCCTCCCACGGGGAGAGAAAGAATAAAAGCAGCCATTGACCACTTATATGCTCACGTAGAGTACAAGGGCGAATATCAGGGAATTAGACAAATGAGAAAACATATTGCCTGGTATTTAAAAGGGCTACCAAATGCAGCGAATATTAGGGATCTAATAAATACCCTTGAAACAGTTGCAGAGATTAATAAGACACTAACCCAATATAGCGAAAATATATAA
- a CDS encoding YbjQ family protein codes for MLLATSHLRTDYEVLGMVQGSRVKAVHLGKDIVAGLRRLVGGNVTEYAKMISEARDTAVEDMIKEAEKMGANAIIGIRYSSSSIGQGIAEIIVYGTAVKI; via the coding sequence ATGTTATTAGCCACATCTCATTTAAGAACTGATTATGAAGTACTTGGAATGGTACAGGGTTCAAGGGTTAAGGCTGTGCATCTAGGGAAAGACATTGTTGCGGGCCTGAGAAGGTTAGTAGGGGGTAACGTAACGGAATATGCCAAAATGATAAGTGAAGCAAGGGATACGGCAGTTGAAGATATGATAAAGGAAGCGGAGAAAATGGGAGCTAATGCTATTATAGGAATCAGATATTCCTCTTCGTCAATAGGGCAAGGAATTGCTGAAATAATTGTTTATGGTACTGCTGTAAAGATATAA
- a CDS encoding GntR family transcriptional regulator — MDFFISTNSGLPIYLQIVNQVKGSVAGGLLNPGEKLPSVRDLAITLAINPNTVSKAYSTLEIEGIIEIRKGMGTFISEGSELNDKDKKEKILPKVKELIVEAYHLQIDNNTLLEIINQCLKIEGDNHDS, encoded by the coding sequence ATGGATTTTTTTATAAGTACAAACTCTGGTCTTCCAATATACCTACAAATTGTAAATCAAGTAAAAGGAAGTGTAGCGGGAGGATTATTAAACCCTGGAGAAAAACTCCCGTCCGTAAGAGATCTAGCTATAACTCTTGCAATAAACCCCAATACTGTCTCTAAAGCATATTCAACATTGGAGATAGAAGGGATTATTGAAATAAGAAAGGGTATGGGAACTTTCATTTCAGAAGGATCAGAACTAAACGACAAAGATAAAAAAGAAAAAATATTGCCTAAGGTTAAAGAATTGATAGTTGAGGCATATCATTTACAAATTGATAACAACACTCTACTTGAAATCATAAACCAATGTCTTAAGATAGAGGGGGATAATCATGACTCATAA
- the nadC gene encoding carboxylating nicotinate-nucleotide diphosphorylase, producing the protein MQMNRLLMEKALRDFLIEDLGTGDMSTFMIDENLNTQAVIHSKANGVVCGLEIAKMVFEILDKDMIFSSKVTEGTYVTKGTTIATVEGKAKIILQGERLALNLLQRLCAVATMADTYQKKVEKYGVYVTDTRKTTPGLRIFEKYAVQIGGGRNHRFGLYDAVMLKDNHIKIAGSITKAISDLKSQIPHTMKIEVEVENLEQVKEALENRADIIMLDNMSIEDMKEAVKIIDKKALVEASGGITLETIEEVAKTGVDYISVGALTHSYKSMDISLDMFQKKG; encoded by the coding sequence ATGCAGATGAACCGCTTGCTTATGGAAAAAGCCCTTAGGGACTTTTTAATAGAGGATTTAGGTACTGGTGACATGAGTACTTTTATGATAGATGAGAACTTAAACACACAAGCAGTTATCCATTCAAAGGCAAATGGAGTGGTTTGTGGTTTAGAAATCGCGAAGATGGTTTTTGAGATTCTTGATAAGGACATGATATTTTCAAGTAAGGTTACTGAAGGTACATATGTGACTAAAGGTACTACTATTGCCACTGTTGAAGGAAAAGCCAAGATAATTCTACAAGGGGAACGCTTAGCCTTAAATCTTTTGCAAAGGTTATGTGCAGTTGCAACAATGGCTGATACCTATCAGAAAAAAGTAGAAAAATATGGAGTATATGTAACTGATACAAGGAAAACTACACCTGGGCTTCGTATTTTCGAAAAATACGCTGTGCAGATAGGTGGTGGAAGAAACCATCGCTTTGGCTTGTATGATGCTGTCATGCTAAAGGATAACCACATAAAGATTGCTGGCTCTATTACAAAAGCTATTTCAGATTTAAAATCCCAAATACCCCATACCATGAAAATAGAAGTTGAAGTGGAGAACCTAGAACAAGTTAAAGAAGCATTGGAAAATAGAGCAGATATAATTATGCTTGACAATATGTCCATAGAAGACATGAAGGAAGCAGTTAAAATTATAGACAAAAAAGCTCTAGTTGAAGCATCGGGAGGTATAACCCTTGAGACAATTGAGGAAGTTGCTAAAACAGGTGTAGATTATATATCAGTTGGAGCACTAACCCACTCCTACAAATCTATGGATATAAGCCTAGATATGTTTCAAAAAAAGGGATAA
- a CDS encoding ABC transporter permease, translated as MYKNLVLKEIAEHKWKLIIGTIILIILGVTIPITFDYMHDILPHLEELPLAIGTGIAKEINLYLSDYDIYVWAQWNGKNLTQIGTIISLLLGATAIASEVSRGTIAYLLTKPTSKTKILTTKIIVSVSFIFIFTLISTLAMLIASILANKGYFGSIVFLGIVPVFVGMIASYFIALFFSILCDDSIKAFAYSAGLLILNSVFGFFSSTQKLSLSYHAKGIDYVINGNLPILSIIILAIVSIIFGFLSYKKFIKKEY; from the coding sequence ATGTATAAAAACTTAGTATTAAAAGAGATTGCAGAACATAAGTGGAAACTAATTATAGGAACGATTATATTAATTATATTAGGGGTGACCATACCCATAACATTTGATTATATGCATGATATATTACCCCATCTAGAAGAACTTCCTTTGGCTATAGGAACTGGTATAGCTAAGGAGATAAACCTATATCTTTCAGATTATGATATTTATGTTTGGGCACAGTGGAATGGTAAGAACCTTACGCAAATCGGTACTATCATATCCTTGTTACTTGGTGCAACTGCTATTGCATCAGAGGTGAGTAGAGGTACAATTGCATATTTGTTAACAAAGCCTACCAGTAAGACTAAGATACTGACAACGAAGATTATAGTATCAGTTAGCTTTATTTTTATATTTACACTGATTTCTACTTTAGCAATGCTCATAGCTTCAATCTTAGCTAATAAAGGATACTTTGGAAGCATAGTTTTTTTAGGTATTGTTCCGGTGTTTGTAGGCATGATAGCCAGTTATTTTATAGCATTATTTTTTTCAATTTTATGTGATGATTCTATTAAAGCCTTTGCATATAGTGCAGGATTGTTAATACTTAACTCAGTATTTGGCTTTTTCTCATCAACCCAAAAGCTTAGCCTTTCATATCATGCTAAAGGAATTGATTATGTTATAAATGGGAATCTACCCATTTTAAGTATTATTATTTTGGCTATTGTTTCGATAATCTTTGGCTTTTTAAGTTATAAAAAATTCATAAAAAAAGAATACTAA
- a CDS encoding ABC transporter ATP-binding protein: MTHKIIEIKDLIKEFPNGRRAIDGLNLSVNKGEIFGLIGPNGAGKTTTIKILLGLMEPTKGEALIFNQKIPTNRQKLLQKIGYVSESSTLYPNMTVEEILKFTQGFYPQWDKSLEERYLEMFSLRKKDRVKNLSKGMKNQLSLIAALSYKPDLLILDEPTSGLDPIWRQDFLQAIIGEIANWGNTVFFSSHILSEVERIADTVAIIKSGKIALQRQMDDIKLNEKVIRVVFQREINEEKLLFKGVREISRQGKGYIIKVAENFDEVYRAITEIPHFTVEILERNLEDIFMEYAKKEVKKDV; this comes from the coding sequence ATGACTCATAAAATCATTGAAATTAAAGATCTGATAAAAGAGTTTCCTAATGGACGAAGAGCAATAGACGGTTTAAATCTATCTGTAAATAAAGGTGAGATTTTTGGACTTATAGGTCCAAATGGGGCAGGTAAAACTACAACTATAAAAATCCTTTTAGGATTAATGGAGCCTACCAAAGGGGAAGCACTTATATTTAACCAAAAGATACCCACAAATAGACAAAAACTACTACAAAAAATAGGTTATGTATCTGAGTCATCAACGTTGTATCCTAACATGACTGTTGAAGAGATATTAAAATTTACCCAAGGTTTCTATCCCCAATGGGATAAAAGTCTAGAAGAAAGGTACTTAGAGATGTTTTCCCTTAGAAAGAAAGATAGAGTTAAAAATCTGTCTAAGGGAATGAAAAATCAATTGAGTTTGATAGCAGCACTTTCATATAAACCAGACCTACTAATACTTGATGAGCCTACCAGTGGGCTTGACCCCATATGGCGACAAGACTTTCTACAAGCTATAATTGGCGAGATAGCAAACTGGGGTAACACAGTATTTTTCTCGTCCCATATACTTAGTGAAGTGGAGAGAATAGCAGATACAGTAGCAATTATAAAATCCGGTAAAATTGCCTTACAAAGGCAAATGGATGACATTAAGTTAAATGAAAAAGTAATACGAGTAGTTTTTCAAAGGGAAATAAACGAAGAGAAACTGTTATTCAAAGGTGTTAGGGAAATATCTAGACAGGGCAAAGGCTATATTATAAAGGTCGCAGAAAATTTTGATGAGGTTTATAGAGCCATTACTGAAATACCACACTTTACTGTGGAGATACTAGAGCGTAACCTCGAAGACATATTTATGGAATATGCAAAAAAAGAGGTGAAAAAGGATGTATAA
- a CDS encoding type III pantothenate kinase has translation MLLALDVGNTNIVVGVFDGESLIYNWRIATLRNRTSDEYGIVIKNLFVHNNLGDLKIEGIIISSVVPPVMPALSKMAKQYFDIEPIIIGPGIRTQLSIKTENPREVGADRIVNAVATLHKYGAPAIVVDYGTATTFCVINRKGEYLGGCITPGIGISTEALFERAAKLPRIELIKPASIVGKNTISSMQSGIIYGYLGQLEGLIKKISEETQESYKVVVTGGLAPLIAAESTLVDHVDPYLTLDGLRILYQKNKKED, from the coding sequence ATGCTATTAGCATTAGATGTAGGAAATACTAACATAGTTGTAGGAGTTTTTGATGGCGAATCCCTAATATACAACTGGCGTATTGCCACTTTAAGAAACAGAACGTCAGATGAGTATGGTATAGTCATTAAGAACTTATTTGTACATAATAACTTGGGAGACTTGAAAATAGAAGGAATTATTATTTCTTCTGTGGTACCACCTGTGATGCCAGCGTTATCGAAAATGGCAAAACAGTATTTTGATATAGAACCAATAATTATAGGGCCAGGAATTAGAACCCAACTTTCAATAAAGACAGAAAACCCGAGGGAAGTTGGTGCAGATAGAATTGTCAACGCTGTGGCAACTCTGCATAAGTATGGGGCACCAGCCATAGTTGTAGACTATGGTACTGCAACAACTTTCTGTGTTATAAACAGAAAGGGTGAATATCTAGGAGGCTGCATAACTCCAGGAATAGGCATCTCTACTGAGGCCTTATTTGAAAGGGCCGCTAAGCTTCCAAGGATTGAGTTAATAAAACCTGCCAGCATTGTAGGTAAGAATACAATTTCAAGCATGCAAAGTGGAATTATATATGGATATTTAGGACAATTGGAAGGTTTGATAAAGAAAATATCAGAGGAAACCCAAGAAAGCTATAAAGTCGTTGTTACTGGTGGTTTAGCACCTTTAATAGCAGCTGAAAGCACCTTAGTTGACCATGTTGACCCATACTTAACTTTAGATGGGCTCAGGATTCTTTATCAAAAAAACAAGAAAGAGGATTAA